The genomic stretch ATCCAGTATATCCCCGATATCATTCTATCGGACATCATGATGCCCGAGAAAAACGGCATTGATCTATGCAGGCAATTGAAGACCCAACAAGCGACCACCCACATCCCCCTCCTCCTGCTCTCGGCCAAGGACAATGTGGAAAGCATCACCCTGGGCTTTGAAGAAGGCGCTGATGCTTATATCACCAAGCCTTTTAATGGGCAAATCCTAACATCTCGGATAGCAAACTTACTGGCCACCAAGGCAAGGCTGAGAGCGTATTATGTGGATAAAAAAGCCAGGGACAATGCACTCACCGAAAGCCAACAAAAGGCTGTAAGCAAGGAAAAGGCCTTTCTGGCAAAACTGGAGAGCCACATCATCCACCAACTGGCCCAAGAAAACACCGATGTGGACACCATCTGTCAGCTGATGGGAATGAGCCGTACTTCCCTTTTTAGAAAACTGAAGGCCCTTACCGACCAAAACATCAATCAATATACCCGAACGGTAAAGATCCACCACGCCGCCTACTTGATCCGGGAAAAAAAACTGGGGGTCGCACAAGCTGCCTATGAGGTAGGTTTCAATAGTCCCAAGTATTTTCGCAAACTGTTCAAGGAACAGTTTGGACACCTACCTTCTGCATTGGCCAAAACTCTCAAACATGATTGATTTTTCAGTGGGCAGGTTTATCTTTCCCTAAGGTGTTGCCTCCACCATATGGACCAATTTCAAATGTTTTTGCCAAAATAATGGACAATTCCCTTATAGAACCATAATTTTGACCTGACGACAAAACACTTTAAAACCATGGAAAATAAACGGAAAAGGCCGCAGAAGATAGTGGTAAAAGTAGGATCCAATATGCTTACCAATCACCAAAATCGTATCATGGATTCGGTCTTACAGCATTTGGTCTGGCAGCTGGTACAGCTTTATGAAGAAGATATCATCCCCATACTGATCACATCAGGTTCTGTGGCAGCAGGAAAGGAGGCCATGGGCCGAGAACTGACCATCAAGGACGAAACCATCCGTAGACAGATCTATTCGTCCATGGGACAGCCCAGGATGATGAGGCATTATTATGAAATCTTCCAGCAATATGGCATCCGGTGTGGACAGGTCCTTGCGACCAAAAGGGACTTTTCACCCGGAAAACATCGGGACAATATGGTCAATTGCTATAATGGTTTGATCGCTTCGGGCATTGTCCCCATTGCCAATGAAGATGATACCGTTTCCCTATCAATGTCGGCTTTCAGTGACAATGATGAACTGGCAGCACTGGTCGCCGAGCTGTTGGAAGCAGACATGCTGATATTCCTTACCCATAAGGACGGGGTATACAATGGCCCTCCTGATGCAGAACATACCGAGGTATTGGAAGAGGTTAAGATAGATGAAAAAACCGAACAGTATATCCATGACAAAAATGACACAAAAACCATCGGAAGGGGTAATATGTCCT from Echinicola soli encodes the following:
- the proB gene encoding glutamate 5-kinase, with product MENKRKRPQKIVVKVGSNMLTNHQNRIMDSVLQHLVWQLVQLYEEDIIPILITSGSVAAGKEAMGRELTIKDETIRRQIYSSMGQPRMMRHYYEIFQQYGIRCGQVLATKRDFSPGKHRDNMVNCYNGLIASGIVPIANEDDTVSLSMSAFSDNDELAALVAELLEADMLIFLTHKDGVYNGPPDAEHTEVLEEVKIDEKTEQYIHDKNDTKTIGRGNMSSKLKMAKKAAKHNISVHIANGTTPNVILDIVNGKQIGTKVMQN